Within the Kluyveromyces lactis strain NRRL Y-1140 chromosome A complete sequence genome, the region CCGATCCTCTGTTATCGTCTAGACCCTAATGCTACCCTTTTGCGGCCGAAAAAGAATATTACTGTATACATAAGTTCTGCGATGATCTATATGCAGCCGTAATCTTTGTGGCACCTCACTCCCCCGGATCGGAATCGTAATACTTGATAAGGGAAAGGAGAAATGATGCGAAGTTTCGAAAACGGTATGAACGAAAAGCAAGAACAGAACCACCTATAGAATGATCTATAGTTGGCACTGTACCGGTCTCACTAGGTTATCATACCGGGAGTGCAGCTTTTTCTGAAGCTCCCGTTTTTTTTCGATCTTCCCCGGTTTCTTTCTGCTTTTGTGCACCATGCATGGGAAATGCAtgaaaaacgaaaaaaaaaacattcGATCTGCAGTGACGTAAGTGGAATCGAGATctacaagaacaaaaggaaaaccCTTTGAACGCTTTCATCGTTCTGTCTTTTCACATATGAACCGCAGATAGTTTTGCAGACTTCCCTGTGAAGCGATCGGGATGTGACAGGGAGGGACGAAGAGCAGAACAGAACAGGACTGACTGAGACACAGGCAGCAGAAACCGgacaatttttcattcgAAATGGAACGTATATGTTTTGTCATATGGCACGTAGTGTCCGTGGGGATCTATTTATTTTTCTGGATCTATTCCGATGCAACTAATTACCGGAATGTTATCTATTATTACTGTAATAATATTAAcaataatactaataataCTACCCAGTACTATCAACAATATTCAACGCTAACAAAGTCACTGGCATCATAGTAGATCTATGCATGATATTCGCTATTTCGGTATGAGAATCgatttttatttttgaaagtCTCTAGATTTTTCACATCTTTTTGGTAAATATATTGGTTGTGAGGGATACGAGAGAAATATTGTCTAATCTCTCCACTTATTAGAAGTATAAGGACGAGAATGTTTGCAAATCAACAGATTGACTCTCTGTAGAAGATGTTcgcaaaaaaaaaaagactCCTGCATCGGTTTATTCGAGACATACTGCTCATGTCATGTGTGGTTTTTGAAACCATAAgtctttgttgaatttgcaATGGTGCTATAATCTCCATTTTGAGAGGAAATTGGTATACACAATTGTATCATCTCTATCTCTCAATGTCCATTGGATGGTAAAATGTCAAGGGTTATTTTCGAGTATTTCGTTGAACTTTGATGATCAACCGTCTAATAGGTCTGTGACCGTTTTCCATATAAGTATAACATGATTTTTTGGTCTGTACCTCAGATCTATGTTAGGCTTTATTTCATGTAACATCGCTTAAATTCCATTTGACTCGCAGTTCTGAAACATAAACTAAAAACTACATCCTTCGCTTTAACTGACAGTAAAATAAGATAAAACCAGAAAGTCTTCAATTATATTGTATGATGCTGACGAAaggtttttctttgctaTTGCTGTTTTTACTACCTTTCAGTAATGCAGAGTCACAGAATACTGATGGTGGGACCATTCTCGGTTGTAAGCCTTCCAAGAATTCTCCCTCTTCAGGTTTTGAAGTCGcttattatcattatccaATGGTACCTTCAGGAAAAGGATGCTATAATTACGATGCTACTTACCAAACCGAAGCTTACCAACACGGTGGCTATGAGACCTATGGTGGTGGATTAATCGGTAAGAGTTCTGGTGTCACTGATTTGACTTTCAAGTCTACTGCTGCCAGCAACAGTTGTTCCAAACCAGTTAAGGCTAGATTGCCATCCAACTATAATTATAATACCCAAATTACTGTCACCAATTTCTCCATGTTAATTACCGGCTATTTTTATGCTCCAAAGACCGGTAGTTATGAATTTATCTTGGACTACATTGACGATCTTACATATTTGAATGTGGGTGCCGGTAGAGCCTTCGACTGTTGTGGGAAGACCTCATCAGTATCTAATCCAGGACCGTTCGATCTTTCTGTTATGTGGCCTCAAACTCAAAACACTGCAACTGTATATCTGTTGGGTGGTTTCTATTATCCGCTCAGAATCTTTTACATTAACAGAGAGGGTGTTGGTGGATTAACTgttactttcaaagatgctGATGGTGTTCTTCACAAGactttcaagaactttatCTTTTCAATCCCCGATGGTAAAGAATGTCCTGTTCCAGTTCATACGACTACTGTACCATGGGACGAATCTTATACTACAACTTTTACCACAGTGTCCGAATACACCAATGACTCTGGTAAAACTGTTACTGAGAACGTCATCGTCGTCCAGACTCCGGAGGTTCACACCGCCACGACCACCTACACGGGGTGGACTGGTACTGAAACCAAAACATACGCTACTGAAACCATCACGGTTACCGGCGAAGATGGAATTCCAACGATCAAGACCATCTACTCTGTTAAGACTCCGGAGGTAAATACCGCCACGACCACCTACACAGGTTGGACTGGTACTGAAACCAAAACATACGCTACTGAAACCATCACGGTTACCGGTGAAGATGGAATTCCAACGATCAAGACCATCTACTCTGTTAAGACTCCGGAGGTAAATACCGAGACAACAACATATACAGGTTGGACTGGTACTGAAACCAAAACATACGCTACTGAAACCATCACGGTTACCGGTGAAGATGGAATTCCAACGATCAAGACCATCTACTCTGTTAAGACTCCGGAGGTAAATACCGCCACGACCACCTACACAGGTTGGACTGGTACTGAAACCAAAACATACGCTACTGAAACCATCACGGTTACCGGTGAAGATGGAATTCCAACGATCAAGACCATCTACTCTGTTAAGACTCCTGAACCGGAAACCACAGCGCATACTGCTACCACGACATACATTAAGTGGGGTGGTAAAATCACCACGACATATGCAACCGAGAAGGTGACTTTCACTGGCGAAGACGGTAAGCCTACCATCGAGACCATCTATTATGTCAAGACGCCTGTAGAGAAAACTCCTTATGGACATACGTCTACAACCGCGTACACCAGCTGGGGTGGTAAGATAACCACTACTTATGCAACCGAGAAGGTGACTTTCACTGGCGAAGACGGTAAGCCTACCATCGAGACCATCTATTATGTCAAGACGCCTGTAGAGAAAACTCCTTATGGACATACGTCTACAACCGCGTACACCAGCTGGGGTGGTAAGATAACCACTACTTATGCAACCGAGAAGGTGACTTTCACTGGCGAAGACGGTAAGCCTACCATCGAGACCATCTATTATGTCAAGACGCCTGTAGAGAAAACTCCTTATGGACATACGTCTACAACCGCGTACACCAGCTGGGGTGGTAAGATAACCACTACTTATGCAACCGAGAAGGTGACTTTCACTGGCGAAGACGGTAAGCCTACCATCGAGACCATCTATTATGTCAAGACGCCTGTAGAGAAAACTCCTTATGGACATACGTCTACAACCGCGTACACCAGCTGGGGTGGTAAGATAACCACTACTTATGCAACCGAGAAGGTGACTTTCACTGGCGAAGACGGTAAGCCTACCATCGAGACCATCTATTATGTCAAGACGCCTGTAGAGAAAACTCCTTATGGACATACGTCTACAACCGCGTACACCAGCTGGGGTGGTAAGATAACCACTACTTATGCAACCGAGAAGGTGACTTTCACTGGCGAAGACGGTAAGCCTACCATCGAGACCATCTATTATGTCAAGACGCCTGTAGAGAAAACTCCTTATGGACATACGTCTACAACCGCGTACACCAGCTGGGGTGGTAAGATAACCACTACTTATGCAACCGAGAAGGTGACTTTCACTGGCGAAGACGGTAAGCCTACCATCGAGACCATCTATTATGTCAAGACGCCTGTAGAGAAAACTCCTTATGGACATACGTCTACAACCGCGTACACCAGCTGGGGTGGTAAGATAACCACTACTTATGCAACCGAGAAGGTGACTTTCACTGGCGAAGACGGTAAGCCTACCATCGAGACCATCTATTATGTCAAGACGCCTGTAGAGAAAACTACTTATGGACATACGTCTACAACCGCGTACACTAGCTGGACCGGTGAGTACTCCACCACTTTCGCTACCAAAGTTGTAACTATCATTGGCGGAGATGGAAAACCAACCGTAAAAACCATTTATTCAGTTCAAACACCAGAAAGCGTCAAACCATCATTTAGTGGTTGGTTTAGTAACACTACTACATCGCACACCATTACGTCCTCCTCTACATCATCAGACTCAACCACATCTGATATAACTTCAACAGAACCAATCTTCTCCTTGACTACTGTCACTACAACAAGTAATGGTGTTACCACCGTCTACACTACTACCTGTCCTATTGATACTACTCTCACTGAAAGTACGTCTTGCGAGTCTCTCACCTCCAAGTCGAAGACGGAGCATGAAACCACTAGTTCCCAAATCTCCTACAGCACAAactcaaaagaagaagaaggagaagaagacgTTTTCAATAACGAAAGACCGACTTCTACTGAGTCAAATGAGGAACTCATCTCGAGCACTCAGATAGTATCGCTCTCTCAAACTGAAGTGACTCCTTCAAGCGATATTATTATCACGTCTTATGCGTCAAGCGCAACTGAAACTGTCCAAGAACAACATAgctttgaaggagaaaCACAAACATTATCTAGTTCGTCATCTACGGCTGATACGATATCAGTATTCGAGGGTAGTGCTGTAAAGCTACTTGTAACTCCTTTCATTGCGGTATTCTTAGCATTATTATGATGTTACTTCCAAATAGTTCAGGAGAATTACCAACAAGAGAGAAAACCATTGTTGCTCCCCTGTCATAATAGTTCAAATCTAACGATACCCTTTAATGTACCAATGATCTAAGATATCTGGTATTATTTACGTACCCTTATGCTCACTTCTTATTTGTTTCCACAGATCACACTTTTAGTTCTTCCGATCATCTATCTTCGACCTTACGGTCAAGTGAACACTCACTTTACCATTTGAGGCTATATTTTAACAATTAGATTAGTTCTAAAGAAAGCCTCACATTTTCGTTCTTCATTTAATTGACATCATAACTTTTCAGCATTTTAAAGCTGCGTGGATGTGTACTTTTATAATATAATATGTTCATGATCTTTTTACTAATATATTTCGAAATAGGCAATCGGAAATATATATCGAAGAAActttgaattgaaagttATACAACATCAGTGTCTTTCTCTTCTACTAATTTAGACTGATGAACGCTTGTCCCGGTTTTGGAAAGGTGCTAGATATATGCATTCCCTCCATGTAATAAAAGGGTTCTCAGATATACCACTCGACTAGAGggtttcttgaaaatcCTGCTTTATTTATAACGGCAAGTTTTTAACGTACTGATATAGACGAACAATCTCTGTTGCTATCTCACTTTTGGTAAGTTTGTTGAGATTGAAATTGGGATGGTGAAGCGAACGAAGACAATTTTGCCGGTATTTCATCCAACTATGGGTTAAGCCTCACAGATTATCTAGTAAAGCTAATGCCACTTCTATGCTTCCCCTGGTTTGATTTGGGAAATTCGTTATTTGCGACGGATATCTGTACGTTAGACAAAAGGACGTTCTCCCATACTGTAGGTCTTACAGTGTGACCACTTTGTCACTTCCTGGGTTCACATTGATAGCTTCCACTTTATCATCTCTAGCTTTTAATTCCTGAATGGTCCTCGCAATACTCAGTAACTTAAACCATGCTTCAATGAAGATGCATAAAGGATAGCAATTTTCGTCCCTTGGGTAATTTTTACCACGGCTGTTTGTTTGTATTTGCTACTACTAGATCTGAAAACATGCTTCTATTCAGTTCAGAATCAACATAGCAAAACTCAAGGCTTAACTTTAAGGCTATTTTCAGGTGTTACAACCTCGTCAGATCTAgtttgaaggaaaaaaggTGCAACAGCAAACAAACGATTTCGAAGCGGTGTGAAGTATGGTTCTCAACTAGTTTAAAATGTAGTCAACGTTGGGAATTCGTGCGCGTGATAGTACAACagaaaagaagacaaaCTCTCTAGCCGAAACCCTATTGCCCTAGATCATTAGCCAGGAATTCTGGAAACTTAATTGCTAGAATGTTGCTCTCTTTTTTGAAGTTATATGCTGCTTTAGACTTAGTGGTATTCATGAGTAATTTCTGCAGTATGTGTTCAGCCTTCTTATAATGAAACGGATAGTTCTAACAAGAGCGATAGTGAAGGGCTGCAGTTTGTGCATTGATTTCGGACAGACCTCAAGCCATTGAAGGCACCACAAGGTGACGGAAATTTCGCATTGTATATCCTCCCACAGTTCATGTTGGAAATTAATTTGAATGCTGGCCTGTCTGATCGTTTCAAACTCCAGTATGGACTGTACCGCTATAGACTCTTCAACACATATTCCTCATTGCACAAGTTTACAAAAGTTGAAGTGAACAGACAGATGTTTAatgtattattattacggattattttcaattttcgAAGAGGAAACCTAGACTTGAGATGGAAAACAGAGAAAGGAGGGAAAAGTAGGAACAGGATAGAGGGAGAAAACGTAGTACCTTGGCTTATAGGGTTAAACGAGTTCATAGAGATAGATTAACGAGGAATTGACTGTAAACAGTAGTAAAGTACAATAGCGAACCTCGGCTTCTATTGATTGCTAGGGTCAACAGTATTTTGCTTCATAGTGAATAGTATAATTGATTACAGTACACTGAATTGAGGTAATTATTCTTACTTTAATCTTACCATTAATAGTTTTATGGTGTAGACAAAGTAATGCTTCAAATATGTTCCTATTTGGCGTTCTTGCAAGTAGTTAAATTGAAATAGAATAATGGTTCCGTAAGAAACGCCGGATACGATATGCGGAATACGCTTTGATTGGTGTGAGTTATCCCATTAGCATGCGTGATATTTTAGCAATGTGTTATTAATAGTGATACATCAGAGTACTAATTTTCTCGTGTGCACTGCGACGTTCTATTCTTTGTAATAGTCAAGTGTTGGCACGCATCgaaatcacgtgactaaGCAAATACTATAATTTGATATCTCTGGGAACAACATAAGCTTTTATTCGTTGTCACCGAATCAACGCCATGTTGTAAAATCTTAACACCTTGTCTCAGTGTGATCTGTGTttatcattgttttttttaattgACTAACAATAAGTTTTCTAACAGTTGTATTTTAAAATTGACATATTAAAATCTTGAACGCAATATGTGCTACATATAACATTCAAGTAAAGCAGTTTACTGGTGTAATAATCGCCTATACAATTACATTTTCACCCCTTTCTTTAAGAAGGAGCTTTCCTCGAATCTCTTCTATACATTATCGTTTTTATTCActtttaatttttttttgttagaAATCAATTTAAAGTTTGGTTCTGCAAAAGTCATCAACGCCAGCTTCCTTGTAAGGAACTTGGCATCGTGAGTTTCCAACGTTCATTAATAGTTAAGAGGTAAGTAAAATGTTGAAGGATACAATGTCATGAATTCTTCTGAAGGAAACTTAACCTATAGTATTgagatttgaaagaaaaaaggtGTACGAGTTGAACTAGAAGAATAGATAAGATAGATGCGGCGGCCAATAATATGTTTGGGAAAGTCAAACATACAGCTGATTCTAAATCAGAAGTACATTTAAGATTTATCTAGCAATCAACTATATTTAGGTCAGTAGCTCTTACATAAAAGACAACTGATTTGACTGAAAACACGAGTATCTCCGTCTCAAGTTACTAAACAATCTTGTCCCCGTAACTCGATATAAAAAAGATAACATCAAAACTAACGTCAGCTTATTTTAAGAACTGCCATTATTTCAGGTCAAAGGATAGTAATTGAGCGCCAATACAAACGATGCTGAGAGAAACGAAAAGTCCctaaaaaaaaggaaaatgtATATGTTCAAGAAACTCAAACGAAATCGTGCAACACGTATGTCAAAGTATAAAGTTAGTGTGCCTCGTTTTGCATTCTGGCACGCCTAATGACATTTATTAACTTTCCTTTGTCTCGAAGCATTGTTATTGTAAGTGATAGAGTGCGATGTTTTCCACTACGAACTGTTCTGCGTTTCTTCGCTCATGCATCTGTTGCACATATGTTTCTGAACTGCAAGTTTACCGAAAAATCATAATGGTACAAATTAACTAGAGATCCGCTTGTAACTGGTAAATCTTAACAAAAGACTTTAtaacaagaaaaacaaaatgataaCGGAAAATTGTATATAAAGAAACTCTAAGTTTTCGTTCAAGAATTTTATTTGTCTGACCAGACTAAAGACAAATGTTCTTACTGCATTATGGCCAATCAACCAAGGCATGAAGGGCTCCAATAGCGGAGGAAAGTTATTTGAATTTTACAAAGTTATAGCAATTGCGACACTATCGTATGTCTTAGTTGCTGGCTTCAAGTCAGATATGGCAACATGGAAACAAAACCAATCAGTAAAAGCAGacaatattcaaaaaaagtcagatgaagaaaataataatgtCTGACACACGgctattattttattttaactGGACTCTATGTAGCCACATTAATTTGTTTCAGAAGATGTTTATTATGTAAAGAGGTGTTTTTTTCGGTCATATATCTTAATGAAAAATCCATTTGGTAGGAGAAAGGGATCAAGCTTTGATTTTCAGCGATGTTTACGTCTGCACCCTCGAACAAAATGATTTTTTGCTAGTCAATAACTAGATGATTTATTTCTCGCATTGGAATAAAATGTAAGAGTTGAAATACCAGGATTAAACAAAAACActgttctttcaaatccCTATCGATGAAGTAATTACTTTACGGAGCATGTATATGATTGATGACATACTAATACTAGAGATGGAAGTGTAGAAATATGTAGGTGATAGTATCAAATAAGTTACATTTCTTGGATATACTTTCTCATAAATTACAGTATATTCATTTTGAAACTGGCGACGTTGATCTAAACTGCTATCAATTGTTCGCTTCAGATGACGCTTCAGAAGATGGGAATGAGGGGTTGCACAAGCGTTGGTATTTTCCAGGAGGAGCAGCTTGGAAAACATTTGGTAAATATAAAGCCCAAGTATTTGCACTGAATGCTGTTGCTTCTGTATTATCGGGTTGTGGCGACCAAGTTGTTGAATTCGGAAGATCAGCTCTATGTGCTAGTACCAATGGGCAATACGGGTGTTTATCCTGGTCGGGTGGTGGACATTCCATGGTGTGTTCAATAGGTAAGTCGATTATTTTGCAAGGCATTTCTGGAATGGGTGAATTTGCTTATGTTAGTGAGCATGCCTCTCATTGTTTTGAATCCTCTGCTTGGCACTCATGCTGTCTTTCAAATAGGCCAGACGGTTGCTCTTAGATGCAATTTTGAGTTTTAATCACTTATGACGCGATTTTAAGTCAATAATCAATATGCTCAAAGTTCTTCTATGTTGT harbors:
- a CDS encoding uncharacterized protein (some similarities with uniprot|P32768 Saccharomyces cerevisiae YAR050W): MMLTKGFSLLLLFLLPFSNAESQNTDGGTILGCKPSKNSPSSGFEVAYYHYPMVPSGKGCYNYDATYQTEAYQHGGYETYGGGLIGKSSGVTDLTFKSTAASNSCSKPVKARLPSNYNYNTQITVTNFSMLITGYFYAPKTGSYEFILDYIDDLTYLNVGAGRAFDCCGKTSSVSNPGPFDLSVMWPQTQNTATVYLLGGFYYPLRIFYINREGVGGLTVTFKDADGVLHKTFKNFIFSIPDGKECPVPVHTTTVPWDESYTTTFTTVSEYTNDSGKTVTENVIVVQTPEVHTATTTYTGWTGTETKTYATETITVTGEDGIPTIKTIYSVKTPEVNTATTTYTGWTGTETKTYATETITVTGEDGIPTIKTIYSVKTPEVNTETTTYTGWTGTETKTYATETITVTGEDGIPTIKTIYSVKTPEVNTATTTYTGWTGTETKTYATETITVTGEDGIPTIKTIYSVKTPEPETTAHTATTTYIKWGGKITTTYATEKVTFTGEDGKPTIETIYYVKTPVEKTPYGHTSTTAYTSWGGKITTTYATEKVTFTGEDGKPTIETIYYVKTPVEKTPYGHTSTTAYTSWGGKITTTYATEKVTFTGEDGKPTIETIYYVKTPVEKTPYGHTSTTAYTSWGGKITTTYATEKVTFTGEDGKPTIETIYYVKTPVEKTPYGHTSTTAYTSWGGKITTTYATEKVTFTGEDGKPTIETIYYVKTPVEKTPYGHTSTTAYTSWGGKITTTYATEKVTFTGEDGKPTIETIYYVKTPVEKTPYGHTSTTAYTSWGGKITTTYATEKVTFTGEDGKPTIETIYYVKTPVEKTPYGHTSTTAYTSWGGKITTTYATEKVTFTGEDGKPTIETIYYVKTPVEKTTYGHTSTTAYTSWTGEYSTTFATKVVTIIGGDGKPTVKTIYSVQTPESVKPSFSGWFSNTTTSHTITSSSTSSDSTTSDITSTEPIFSLTTVTTTSNGVTTVYTTTCPIDTTLTESTSCESLTSKSKTEHETTSSQISYSTNSKEEEGEEDVFNNERPTSTESNEELISSTQIVSLSQTEVTPSSDIIITSYASSATETVQEQHSFEGETQTLSSSSSTADTISVFEGSAVKLLVTPFIAVFLALL